The region taaccactaagccatccctccagcccttgaattcatttttatatagttcaggttggccttgggATCCTCTGGTGTCAACCTCCAGAGGGCTTAAGTTATAGGCAAGTGcagccacatctggcttttcttgaACTTTTCCAGGGCTAGTTTTCTCACTAAGGCACTGAGTCAAATGGAAAAATATATGCTTCAAGGACTATAAAATGACACGAAGATTACTGCTGAGCAAAGAAGAATTAACACACTTTTAAAAGGCACGAGATACAGCTTTCAACTTTCTCTTGGGGTTTTTATCACCAGAGAAAGGCCAGAAAAAGacaaagggaatataaagggaaTGGATAACTTTAGAAATTGTGAACTTAACTCTTCTCTGCTGAGGTAAGATTTGACTATcatcaacaataacaaaaagcagccgcagcagccaggcatggtgacacacttgTAAACCCAGAACCTGGGAGATGGACACAGGGAGATCAAGTGTTCAAGAACAACCTCGGCTACatagcaagcttgaggccagcatgaAACTCTTGTttcaaacaacaaaagcaaagaagcaaagaATACAGGGTATCTTTGTTTCATACATGAAATGAGGAAAGAGGTTTTTCCTGGAAAATAGTTCTAGAGTTCTGGTTTCTAAATATTATACATTTTGTTcgctagttttaaaaaataattgagagttcagaaacataaacaaaagctacttcaataaaaattttacCCCAAAAGTATCTATATAAAGGGccaattttgggctggaaagatggcttagtggttaagcgcttgcctgtgaagcctaaggaccctggtacaaggcttgatgccccaggacccatgttagccagatgcacaagggggcgcatgtgtctggagtttgtttgcagtggttgaaagccctggtgtgcctatctctccctccccctttttctctctctgtctgtcgctctcaaatatataaacaaaaaaaaaaaaattaaaaagataaagggCCAATTTTACAATGATAAAATATTCACCATTTCATAGTCAGGTACTTCCATTCGCTTCTTCAAACTCTTTATGAGTGGAACGAGTGACTCCATTCTGGAAAAGAGCCACCAGTCAATTAGACACCACAATCAACTCAAAGAAAATCACTGCATCAAATTGTATTTATCAGAAACCAGGAGTGGGGGTTACTCAGTCAGTAGTAgagagcttgcttagcatgtacaaagcgCCGGTTCCATTTCCAGTACTacacaaaaatattattatttaaatatatttatttacttatttgagagagagagagagagaaagaggcggatagagagaacgagcacaccagggcctccagccactgcagacgaactccaaatgtagCTGAGGAGGgccttgaaccccaaatcctcctgcctcaacctccaaagtgctgggatcacaggagtgtaccaccacacctgttatcgcccccgtgtgtgtgtgtgcacatacacatgtgtgtagaccagaggacagcctcaggttggGCTGGGttgtctcactggcctggagctcactagggAGGCTAGAAAGTTCTAAGGATCCACCTGTTCCCAAGCCCAgccttttcacatgggttctggggattgaactcatgtcttCCTGTTTGCAAACCAGCACTTTTGCCAatggagtcatctccctagccctgaagCATCGTCTTAAAATACGAAGAAAGAAACGTTCCCAACTGCCTCACGCGCTTCTCTGTGCGCTAGTCTTTCCCCTCTACTCCCTCGCTGTCCCCTGGAGCCCCCGACGCCTGGCCATGCTCGGGCAGGCAGCACAGGGGGCTCAGTGGACAGGCTCAGGGTGCTAAGGTTGCTGATCCTCTGTAGTGTGGGTTTTAAACTTGGCTTAACACTTCATACTCACAAAATAGTGAGTACTTTTCAGTTTTTCTGAAAGACTTGTCTTTTGTAACTTAATTTTGTATTTCCCTTTTCCATTGTAAACTCAAAACAGAAGGAACTGTTTTTAGAACTAGCTTCCTACAAAGGAGAAAAAAGCGTTAATTGACCAGCATGTACTGATATGGGTAAACTACTGAGAATCACTCTTTGATACCACTGCTTTCCTTAATGACAATTTCCTGATATTTGCATTCCAGGAatgcttttgaatattttaacctatttttaaattatcttttggaCAGAGAAATTTCCTATCTAAAAAAAAGTCTGATGGCTTTtagttttttgtcttttggagtTTTTACGACTTAAAAactatttaagggctggaaagatagcttaatggttaaggtgcttgcctgcgaagcctaaggacccaggttccattccccagtacccaagtaagtcagatgcacattatatcacatatatctggagttcctttgcagtggctagaggccctggcatgccctttctcttttcctctaaataaacaaataaaaatatttaaaaaaataaaaaagaatgattttagaGACTATTAACTACAATATTTATGACAATTTCCTTTCATGCCAAGTTTAATACCAAACAATTTTATTCCAAAAATACTTATCTCTTTAGCTGCGCATGGTGGTAAACCCCTTTGAggcgggaggatcactgtgagtttgaggccaccctgagactacacagtgaattccaggtcagcctgagctacagtgcgaCCTTATCtctaaaacccaaaccaaactaacacacacacacacacacacacacacacacacacacagaaaccaaaaaccaaccttttctctttatactTTCAAGGTCATGATACAATGTGagaattgtcaaataaataacctcATGAAGAAACTCCTCTACTCATAGCTGGACTGTTATTTTGACTCATAATAATTGTGCATATTTACAGGGTACAGTGCAGTACCTTGCTACATGTATATGCTATGAAATGATCAAGTCAGGGTATCTATCATTTATTTCTTCACTGgactattgctttttttttttttttttttggttttcaaggtagggtctcacactagtccaggctgtaAAGAATTTATGAAATTATGCAATGAAAACATTCAGATTCAGAGCACAAAAACCTCTCAATGAATACTACTAGTAAATGTTTGCTGAAATTTAGCACtactatttatttaatagagggtcttgttatgtagtcatgattgacctggaacttactatgtagaccagCACACCAGCCTTGAACTTGGGCAGATCCCCTTGTTTTGCCTCTGGAATGCTCAGATTACAAGTATAAGCCGCTTCTATTGGTTTGatactaatctttttttttctttaatttaatttatttatttgagagagacaaagacagagagaatgggcatgctagggcctccagctactgcaaacaatttccagacacgtgtgttcccttctacatctggcttacatgggtactggggaatggaacctgggtcctttggctttgcaggcaaacaccttaaccacaaaaccatccctctagcccttaatactaatttttaaagaacaataTGTCCAACAAACTTGGGAATATATTGAGGACTGCAAATGTATAATATGTGGAAGAAAAAGTTTGGGGTGTGGGGGGTCTTACCCAGGGTTTGAAGCCAGTCTCTGTACAGTCtcttcatcatcaccatcacatAAATCAGCAAAAGTTGCTTCTAAATCTTCTAATTGATGAATTCGAGCGTCAACAGTATCTATCAAATCTTCCTTTAAAGACATGGAAGAGCTGAGGTTATACAGTTCCTCCTATAGTTCACTCAGGTCAGAACTGAACTTCAAGTACTTTGGCAGCTCCaccaagaaacacacatacaccccgCCCCCAAGAATACGGACAGGTGACAGCACTCTAATAAGCTATGACATATCGttagagctgggcgtagtggctcatgcctgtaatcttcaagagttccaggccagcctgggctacctaagaccctgccttaaaacaagcaatccccctccctccccccgcctgaAATCAAGATGTTACTCGATGCGATAAATGGCCCAGGAAAATCAGAAGCTGGATACCTTAGTTGGGTCACTACGAGGCTTTTTGAATTGGTAAAGCTCTTGTAAAATTTTGTATTCCTCCTGAAAAACAAAGTGAGATCAGGTTGAGTTTTCAATGGTCTACCAGTGACACAAGGAAAACATACAGACAATATTCAACACTTTGGAACAATCATGCATAATGTATATTTGAGGTTTCCCATGTAAACAATTTTGTGAAGGCAACTCTATCCAGTTGGGCAGAACAATAATGTGTAAAAGTGAGCAATGGAAAAACACTAGGTAGCTACCAGCCATAAAGCAtttctaataatattttattgtgtaAACAGATATACTCTAGGATCTAGAGTGGCTTACAGGAGATCTAAGTGTCTTCGATGCTGACACGAGGAAATCCCCGTGTGCACCGTGCAGTCCTTCTGCACCGGGAGAGCCTCGGGACTGGAGCAGAGGCGGCGCCGGCAGCAGAACGGCAGATGCCGAACCTGAGTCAGCAGGTTCCACACGAGGAAAGAGAGCTGCCTGCCTGCTACACCCAGACTTTTTGGGCACATGTTCCCCTTCTTTTTATTAGACAGTGAGACAGGGGGAGGTCATGAATTGGGAGGTAGACGGAAGGATCActagcctgaagctacagaggcaagtcagcctgggttacagcaagaccctacctcaaacaaacaaaacaaaaaaagatggggggggggggagtaaaaaaaatgagcctggtgtgatggtgcacgcctttaatcccagcactcaggaggcagaggtaggaggattgctgtgagttcgaggccaccctgagatgacaaagttaattccaggtcagccctagctggagtgagatcctaccttgagacccccccccaaaaaaagatggaaaaaaccCAAGACTGTGATAAGCCTAAAATTATTACTATCTAGCTGTTTGTAGAAAGCTTGCTAACCCTAATCAAGAGAAGCTATGCAACATGCAAGATCTATGCTTTCAAAATACTCTGCTTACCTGAGTGAACATTTCTTTGAAGGGATTCTTGACAGAAAAAAAGTCCAAGTCAATATCTAAAACAAATGCATTGCCATTCTTCAAGATTTCTAGGATTTCCTCAGTGGTGGCTGAGCTTTGGCACTGCTCAGTTTCAGCACAGGAACGCGAATGGGATGGCTGGCGGCAAGCGTGGTCACTTCTCTGTGGCGCTGTGTCCTGCTCCAGTCCTTCTGAGTCAGTGTCACACTCGGCAGGGGCGGTCTTCTCTCCGTCTTCCAGTGCTAGCTTGGGTTTCTTTGCAGAAGACACGGAGGCATTTTCGTCTTGATTCGTACAGACTGTATAAGGCTTTACCAGAACCACATCCAGCTGTAGTGGCTTTTGGTTCTCTAGCTGGTCTTCAGGTACGAAAAGGCCATCACTTAGGAAGTAATGATCTGTACTTGTAACCCTGGTTCCGAAGAAAAAAAGTACTTGAAAGAAGAATGGGCAAGTTGGCTGACATTATGCAGAAATAAGACACGTTTAACTAAGACTGGGAGCTTTCTTTATCATTTCCATTTCCCACTCCGAAGAAAACAAATTCCCCAAGTTCTGACACACAACTGCCCAAAGTCAGGATTATATTTTATAGTCCTTGCAGCAAGATGTGGCCTCTTGAGAGTGCTGACCAGTGGtggtaaaaggaagaaaagtgaatGGACTCTTGTTCTTCCCCCTCCCTGCTGACTGGCACATGAACATGGAAGCGGCCAGTTACTTTGGACTATGAGGACTTCCGAGATTAAGGAACGTTCAAGACAAAAGGTGCCGGAAGTGGCGgctcaggtctgtaatcccagcacttgggaggcaaaagtaggagtcATATGAttttttgagaccagcctgagctacagtgagatccactACCCACCCCACAAAACTGTTAAGAGCTAGGGTTCCTTTAAATTTCCACACAGGCCTAGATTGTATGAACTTTAACATCAGAAAGAAATGTACTCTTGTTTAGTCCAGGGTTCCTTTGGTTTCTCTCCTCCTAGCTGCACCTTTATCcgaaaacagaacaacaaaaacagcacttGAGAACCAAATGACAACTAGAAATAATTTCGGGAAATAAATTATAAACGGAAATAAGTTCCTTATGGTATATTTCTTTCAGATGCATTCCCTATTAAGCTAAAATAATATTACTTGTTTTCTATGTGCCCACATCTAGCATATATAGCTTTAAATTTAGAAAGATTCCTAAAAAGATTAATGACTTAATAAAATGCAAGCTTATGAAAAAACTATCAttctaggggtggagagatggtttagcagttgaggcacttgcctgcaaagccaaaggacccaggtttgattccccaggacccacgtaaagccagatgcaaaaggtggcacaagtgtctggagtttgtttgcagtggctggaggccctgtgtgtccattttctctaataaacaaacaaaaactaccaCCCTAAGGAAGAAGCTATATTCTCAATGTAAAAAATTACATTCCAGTCTGTATGAACACACGTGTAATCTCAGATTCATGCCTATATACACTGTggctatttaatatatttttacttgtGAGAGTAACCTAAACCGTGAGCTCTGCCCCTGTTCCCCAACAGATTCATAGCAACCAGACACTTTCAAAGGTCcccagtcttgaccaatttaaatacttccaacatttaTAAAGGAAGAGTAAATGTTTTCAACTGGTACAATGCatggcaaggagagactaaaacaatgcaaactcaaccatcatcaaacaaacatcaaacttctgcagtttaagttcaatataaccagagactgatagtctccagattttccaattctgcccttccagctgggcagagtagccagggaacatttCCAccccatgcctgacattttaaagaagtatttcattcatttatatgagagaaaatggggttggaggaagagaaaagacagacataaagaatgggtgtgccagggcttccagccactgcaactccagacacatgtgcctccttgtgcatctggcttacgtgggtcctggggaaccgaacgtgggtcctttggctttgcagccaagtgccttaaccaccaaccaCTTCTCTAGCTCCACGTCGGACATTTTTATTTGGGTGTTGAGGATGGAATTCACATCCTCATGTTagcaaggcaagcacttactgAATGAGCTATGTCACCTCCctagcttattttaaaatatataataaataaaattcttgctgggcgtagtggtgcatgcctttaatcccagcacttgggaggcagaggtaggtggatcgctatgagtttgagaccaccctgagactacagtgagttccaggagagcctggaTTAGAgttgagacccctaccttgaaaaacaaaacaaaacaatctaatATATCACAATAAGATAAGAATAAACACTACCAATATTAATAGTACCCTTAAAGCCAAAATGGAAATAAAGGGTCGTATTTTCAATGATTATCATTTTATCCCACTATCCATCAAGTTCTATAAAGATCTGCTTAAAATAATCTCATCACAAGAGAAATTAGAAAATACCACAAGACAAAGGAAACTGATTAAATATATACAACAAAAATAGATACACACCTAACTCAACTCAGAGGTGGCAATGACTGAGTCAGTACTAAAACTAATCTAAATTAAAAACCTACTATCTACTTAATCAGACCATGGATGAAAACAATAGCAAAGTGAGGTAATTTCCTTATCTCATTCCTAAATGTCCCCTTTCACCTCCCCcgacttgagacagggtctaatgtagccaaggctggccctgaactcttgATCCACCTCCCTCTAccagccaagtgctgggatcacatgtATGCAACAAAATGCCAGTCTACACTTAAATTGGTTTTtttagtgctggggactgaagtgCTTGGGCATGGAAGGCAGGTGCACTACTATCACCAAGGTAACCCTCCAGACATCCTTTGTTTCTGTAgtcaaggttggcctcaaacttgcagcaatcctcctgactcagactcccaagtgctacaattaCAGACATGCAGCATCATACCTACTTTATTCCTAAATGTTAATGTCAACACACATTATTTGCATTGGAAAGAAATAGTGAAATGTGTTAATTGAATACATAACTCTGTAAGATACCTCAGTGGCTTAACAAAGTTTACCATCTAACTTCATTCTAGAATTCTAGAGAATGAAGTTATTACAGGGATCCAAAGTATGATAAAAGCACCCATCCCTTTTcatgcatgcgcgcgcacacacacacatataatagcATCCATCCCTTTTCATACATgcgcatgtgtgcgcacacacaataAAAGCACCCACCCtttttcatgcacacacacacacgataaaaTCATCCACCTCTTTTCATGCACACAAACGAACACATAtacaacacacatgtacatatacacacatatgataaAAGCACCCACTCCTTTTCATGCATGCATGcgcacgtgtgcgcacacacgtTACCTGATTGTTGTGGTTGAAGTGTCTTTGCCTACTAAAAAGTGGTGTTTGCCCTCTCTTATTTGCTGAGCCCACGTGGGATGAAGCCATATTACATGAGAGAAATGGCCAGCATAAACTGCAGGCATAATCCAGTTTTCAATACTCAATTCTctagaaaagaaatacagaagaacATTAAAACTATCAGTTCCCGAGACCTTTACAGGGTGACCACTAGGTCAAAACTATTTTCATGGACATATTAAGAGAGTGTTTCCCTTTTCCATTGTATTAGCACACATTTTCTTGTAGCTCAGCATCCAGATTTTAAAGACACTCGAAAGAATTTCCTCAGATATTCCTAAAGACCCTCTTAGTTCTAATTGTAGTCCTAGATTGTAAACTAGGCATCAGCAAA is a window of Jaculus jaculus isolate mJacJac1 chromosome 13, mJacJac1.mat.Y.cur, whole genome shotgun sequence DNA encoding:
- the C13H5orf22 gene encoding UPF0489 protein C5orf22 homolog — encoded protein: MDEPRGERSCCRRYPELPVWVVEDHQEALPFIYRAIGSKHLPASNIRLVHFDSHPDLLIPVNMAADTVFDKETLFGELSIENWIMPAVYAGHFSHVIWLHPTWAQQIREGKHHFLVGKDTSTTTIRVTSTDHYFLSDGLFVPEDQLENQKPLQLDVVLVKPYTVCTNQDENASVSSAKKPKLALEDGEKTAPAECDTDSEGLEQDTAPQRSDHACRQPSHSRSCAETEQCQSSATTEEILEILKNGNAFVLDIDLDFFSVKNPFKEMFTQEEYKILQELYQFKKPRSDPTKEDLIDTVDARIHQLEDLEATFADLCDGDDEETVQRLASNPGMESLVPLIKSLKKRMEVPDYEMVHQAGLTCDYSELPHHVSTEEEIENLIQSVYYLLKNLPKPTLVTIARSSLDEYCPSDQVDAIQDRVLGALRSLYGPLDTHLVYSAESPPS